A region of Arabidopsis thaliana chromosome 5, partial sequence DNA encodes the following proteins:
- a CDS encoding Galactose oxidase/kelch repeat superfamily protein (Galactose oxidase/kelch repeat superfamily protein; CONTAINS InterPro DOMAIN/s: F-box domain, cyclin-like (InterPro:IPR001810), Galactose oxidase/kelch, beta-propeller (InterPro:IPR011043), Kelch repeat type 1 (InterPro:IPR006652), Kelch-type beta propeller (InterPro:IPR015915); BEST Arabidopsis thaliana protein match is: Galactose oxidase/kelch repeat superfamily protein (TAIR:AT5G48990.1); Has 1807 Blast hits to 1807 proteins in 277 species: Archae - 0; Bacteria - 0; Metazoa - 736; Fungi - 347; Plants - 385; Viruses - 0; Other Eukaryotes - 339 (source: NCBI BLink).): protein MADSQRLSTASGVKDGQPPWKKKKLSNDTTSNPSLPYDVILIILARVSRSYYTNLSLVSKSFRSILTSPELYKTRTLLGKTENFLYVCLRFPDEANPRWFTLYRKPNQTLTDHTTKKKKKKKKKEEKSSVNLLAPISILNSHPVEWSAIISVDHYLYAISADIEKAPYSNVPYLDCRTHTWNEAPRMRLAHTNSEFEGIVYLPGSFESPDSLNCVEVYNTMTQTWKPVPPEKRMFKLENLEKKIYYKSFHLDSRAGKGLSLSYKSKHLTCGLVVLDTVDSYLRSSCMIENIAYFYRKGNFIWRGLDGKILVYGKIEGLEGLPKFSRYSSVQLAEYGGKLVVLWDKYVPASGYKEKMIWCAEISLEKRNGKEIWGNVEWFDAVLTVPKSYKILCATAATL, encoded by the coding sequence ATGGCGGATTCCCAAAGGTTGTCCACCGCTTCCGGCGTCAAGGACGGCCAACCaccatggaagaagaagaagctgtcGAACGATACGACTTCGAATCCGTCACTTCCATATGATGTAATACTGATCATCTTAGCCCGCGTCTCGAGATCGTATTACACAAATCTCTCCTTAGTCTCCAAAAGCTTCCGATCAATCCTTACTTCACCGGAGCTTTACAAAACCCGAACCCTCTTAGGCAAAACCGAGAATTTTCTCTATGTTTGCTTACGCTTCCCTGATGAAGCTAATCCTCGCTGGTTCACTCTCTACAGGAAACCTaatcaaaccctaaccgatCACACcactaagaagaagaagaagaagaagaagaaggaggagaagtCAAGTGTTAATCTGTTGGCTCCAATCTCAATTCTCAATTCTCATCCTGTGGAATGGTCAGCTATCATATCTGTTGATCATTATCTCTACGCCATTAGTGCAGACATCGAAAAGGCTCCGTACTCTAACGTTCCTTACCTAGATTGTCGAACTCACACTTGGAATGAAGCTCCAAGAATGAGATTGGCTCACACTAATAGTGAATTTGAAGGAATAGTGTATTTACCAGGAAGCTTTGAAAGTCCAGATTCTTTGAACTGTGTTGAAGTGTACAACACAATGACTCAGACTTGGAAACCGGTGCCCCCCGAAAAACGGATGTTCAAATTggaaaatttggaaaaaaagatttactACAAGAGCTTTCATTTAGACTCTAGGGCTGGGAAAGGTCTATCTTTGAGCTATAAATCGAAGCATTTGACATGTGGATTGGTAGTATTGGATACGGTGGATTCATATCTTCGCTCTTCTTGTATGATAGAGAATATAGCCTATTTTTATCGTAAAGGAAATTTTATTTGGAGAGGACTTGACGGTAAGATACTGGTTTACGGGAAAATAGAGGGTTTAGAAGGGCTACCTAAGTTTTCTAGATATTCTAGTGTTCAATTGGCGGAATATGGCGGGAAGCTGGTGGTTTTGTGGGACAAGTATGTACCTGCGAGTGGGTATaaggagaagatgatttgGTGTGCAGAGATTTCGCTCGAAAAACGTAACGGTAAAGAGATTTGGGGGAACGTTGAGTGGTTTGATGCTGTGCTTACAGTCCCTAAGTCTTACAAAATCTTGTGTGCTACTGCTGCTACTCTTTGA
- a CDS encoding Mitochondrial substrate carrier family protein (Mitochondrial substrate carrier family protein; FUNCTIONS IN: binding; INVOLVED IN: transport, mitochondrial transport, transmembrane transport; LOCATED IN: mitochondrial inner membrane, membrane; EXPRESSED IN: 24 plant structures; EXPRESSED DURING: 15 growth stages; CONTAINS InterPro DOMAIN/s: Mitochondrial carrier protein (InterPro:IPR002067), Mitochondrial substrate carrier (InterPro:IPR001993), Mitochondrial substrate/solute carrier (InterPro:IPR018108); BEST Arabidopsis thaliana protein match is: Mitochondrial substrate carrier family protein (TAIR:AT3G21390.1); Has 1807 Blast hits to 1807 proteins in 277 species: Archae - 0; Bacteria - 0; Metazoa - 736; Fungi - 347; Plants - 385; Viruses - 0; Other Eukaryotes - 339 (source: NCBI BLink).), which translates to MIPTTATVDDEPGQIKRALIDASAGAISGGVSRSVTSPLDVIKIRFQVQLEPTTSWGLVRGNLSGASKYTGMVQATKDIFREEGFRGFWRGNVPALLMVMPYTSIQFTVLHKLKSFASGSTKTEDHIHLSPYLSFVSGALAGCAATLGSYPFDLLRTILASQGEPKVYPTMRSAFVDIIQSRGIRGLYNGLTPTLVEIVPYAGLQFGTYDMFKRWMMDWNRYKLSSKIPINVDTNLSSFQLFICGLGAGTSAKLVCHPLDVVKKRFQIEGLQRHPRYGARVERRAYRNMLDGLRQIMISEGWHGLYKGIVPSTVKAAPAGAVTFVAYEFTSDWLESISW; encoded by the exons atgattccTACGACGGCGACGGTTGATGATGAGCCGGGACAGATTAAACGTGCTCTGATTGATGCTTCTGCCGGAGCTATCTCTGGTGGTGTTTCTCGTTCTGTAACTTCTCCTCTTGATGTCATTAAGATTAGATTTCAG GTTCAGCTAGAACCGACGACTTCATGGGGTTTGGTTCGGGGAAACTTGTCAGGAGCTTCTAAGTATACTGGAATGGTACAGGCGACTAAAGATATATTTAGAGAAGAAGGTTTTCGG gGGTTTTGGCGGGGTAATGTGCCAGCTTTGCTCATGGTCATGCCGTATACTTCAATTCAGTTTACAGTACTACATAAGCTGAAATCTTTTGCATCTGGTTCTACTAAAACAG AGGATCATATACATTTGAGCCCTTATCTATCCTTCGTCAGTGGAGCGTTAGCAGGATGTGCTGCTACTCTAGGATCTTATCCTTTTGATCTTTTAAGGACAATATTGGCCTCACAAGGGGAGCCTAAG GTGTATCCAACAATGAGGTCTGCTTTTGTCGATATTATTCAGTCTCGAGGTATAAGAGGATTGTATAATGGATTAACACCAACTCTTGTTGAGATTGTGCCTTACGCTGGCCTGCAATTTGGCACATATGATATGTTTAAGCGTTGGATGATG gACTGGAATCGATACAAATTATCCTCCAAAATCCCGATCAATGTGGACACCAACCTTTCTAGCTTCCAGCTTTTCATTTGTGGGCTTGGGGCGGGCACTAGCGCCAAGCTCGTCTGCCATCCCCTTGATGTGGTCAAAAAACGATTCCAG ATTGAAGGTTTACAGAGACATCCAAGATATGGAGCCCGAGTGGAGCGACGTGCATACAGAAACATGTTAGACGGTCTTAGACAGATTATGATATCAGAAGGGTGGCATGGTCTGTACAAAGGCATTGTGCCATCGACTGTGAAAGCTGCTCCTGCTGGTGCTGTAACCTTTGTGGCCTATGAGTTTACCTCCGATTGGTTGGAGTCAATTTCTTGGTAG
- a CDS encoding Mitochondrial substrate carrier family protein: protein MVQATKDIFREEGFRGFWRGNVPALLMVMPYTSIQFTVLHKLKSFASGSTKTEDHIHLSPYLSFVSGALAGCAATLGSYPFDLLRTILASQGEPKVYPTMRSAFVDIIQSRGIRGLYNGLTPTLVEIVPYAGLQFGTYDMFKRWMMDWNRYKLSSKIPINVDTNLSSFQLFICGLGAGTSAKLVCHPLDVVKKRFQIEGLQRHPRYGARVERRAYRNMLDGLRQIMISEGWHGLYKGIVPSTVKAAPAGAVTFVAYEFTSDWLESISW, encoded by the exons ATGGTACAGGCGACTAAAGATATATTTAGAGAAGAAGGTTTTCGG gGGTTTTGGCGGGGTAATGTGCCAGCTTTGCTCATGGTCATGCCGTATACTTCAATTCAGTTTACAGTACTACATAAGCTGAAATCTTTTGCATCTGGTTCTACTAAAACAG AGGATCATATACATTTGAGCCCTTATCTATCCTTCGTCAGTGGAGCGTTAGCAGGATGTGCTGCTACTCTAGGATCTTATCCTTTTGATCTTTTAAGGACAATATTGGCCTCACAAGGGGAGCCTAAG GTGTATCCAACAATGAGGTCTGCTTTTGTCGATATTATTCAGTCTCGAGGTATAAGAGGATTGTATAATGGATTAACACCAACTCTTGTTGAGATTGTGCCTTACGCTGGCCTGCAATTTGGCACATATGATATGTTTAAGCGTTGGATGATG gACTGGAATCGATACAAATTATCCTCCAAAATCCCGATCAATGTGGACACCAACCTTTCTAGCTTCCAGCTTTTCATTTGTGGGCTTGGGGCGGGCACTAGCGCCAAGCTCGTCTGCCATCCCCTTGATGTGGTCAAAAAACGATTCCAG ATTGAAGGTTTACAGAGACATCCAAGATATGGAGCCCGAGTGGAGCGACGTGCATACAGAAACATGTTAGACGGTCTTAGACAGATTATGATATCAGAAGGGTGGCATGGTCTGTACAAAGGCATTGTGCCATCGACTGTGAAAGCTGCTCCTGCTGGTGCTGTAACCTTTGTGGCCTATGAGTTTACCTCCGATTGGTTGGAGTCAATTTCTTGGTAG